GTGTTATTTCCATCTACGATTTTGAACTTGGATTTATTATTGAAGAAAGCAAAGTCCACATCAAATCCGTATGTATAAACTGTATAGATTGGGAACATATGGATAACGAAAGGGGCACCAGTTCTGTTAATGCAGTCGAGAAATTCCAACATTTTCCCCTTTATGTCTTCTCGAAAATCACCTTCTGATGGCTTGGTAACATTTGTTAAAACGTCCGTGAAATGAGGAGTTGTTGCTTTGATATCTGGGAGGTTGAATTTATCAAGGGCATCTCTCGTCATATTCAGGTAATGGATAGTAccattaaattgttttttcatGTATAATGATTTTGTAAAGGGTTCGTTCCCCACGTACACATACCTACAAATCAATAACATCGAGTTCAAATCTAGattaatgaaaggacaataatctacttgttttgattattaaattCATCACATCTACCTGAATTTAACTCCTTTTTCGGAATAAACCTTGATACGTTCATGAATATAGTCGTCCAGTTGCTTTTGCTCGAcaacattttttaaatagttcTCTTGTAAGGTGACAATGAGACCGATATTGGTGTCAGCAAAAGCATCAAGAACATGAAAGCTTGGTTGAAAAAGTCTCAACTCTGAAATTCCGTTTTGTAAGAGTAAATCCACAATCATTGATGGAACAAGCTTTTGTGTTGCCATCCTCCCCCAACTTATGCCCAAGTAAGCGCCTACATGAATCTCACCACCAAACAATATCAATGGCATCAATAAACTTATCCAAAGAGAACTTATCTTTCTGTACATTTTGTGTTTTCTATTTCTTCGATGATAttttaataagtaaaaatattatGGTATATGAATAATGTTTCGTTTTATGTCTAGGCGCCTGTAATACAGCCCGCCTAATGGAGGAACTCCGCCTAAGTTTGTAAATAAGAATTTGTCAGAAAAGGATCGTAACTTTTCCGATCAAAAGATTTAGTCATGCAATGAAGCTTGAGATTTTTCCCTTCTAAATATATCTACCATGTTGTGTTTGTGTGATTGTGCATGATCGtcggaaaaatatttaaaagtggTTTATAACTTTCTCAAAATAGTATGAGAGGAACATTCTTATCTATCGtctttgaatagtaaataaagaGGAGTTTCTCTTGCGATACAATCTTATCTATCTGtctttgaatagtaaataaaggGGAAACTTAGGTAAAtgtgatataataaaaaaaatatttactatttatagcaataatactttttttatttgatcacttttaattcatttatagtacaagtttaatacatattataatgaacaatttattattcacatataatacaagttttagtgatggataatacatttatcacacattctAATACACTTTTAAGACAATGTGaccattttttaccaaacaaacacaatatatttcaacaacaattataattcgaatatattgcataaataattcactcttaatacatattacagatttatcacagtattattataaatggtaataaacaaaacgtatcgctaaaatcagtaattattttttaaaatgtattaattcatgtaatttttcctaaataaaGAGGAGTTTCTCTTGCGATACAATCTTTAGttgaacttttcaaaaaaattaaaattattatttatttttatttttttaattttgttttaaaaaaatacttttacttACTGCCAAAATAAACAGGATTGTCTTAACCCCTAGGCCACTAATGTCGCTTGAGGCACCATATTTTTTGAGGCcccatttttaaaaaacaataacttatacatgttatttttaaagaaaatttatgtGTACTGTGAGTGCTATGATTTCTACTAAGGAAAATGGATATGTGATGAATATAAACCTGGTTTTCATAAGaaacaatttgatgaaaatatggATAAGGAAACCACTAAGTTCCTTGAAGACTCTTTAGAGTTGATtactttatataagtttaataaaacaaagtatttttcacttcaaaatttGAACCAATTAAAGCAtacaagaatattttttatttcttaattagtGGTAAGATATTGAGATTACTAGATGAtgaaaaatttttaataaaatattgtctTAATGTTGAACTTTCTTTAACCGATAATAGTTATTCTGATATTGAtgatttagatttatttttagaattaaacgTGTTAAGAGgaataataaaagtagaagataaTGGTCTAATGAAGATACTcagttaaataaaaaagatttctttttcaaatacaCATATTGCTTGTAGGATAATGTTAACAATTCTGGTAACCGTTGCTTCAGccgaattttttttaaaatcaaaattgattAAATCTTCTTTAAGATTAACGATGTCTCAAGAGAGATTGAATGAATTagttatattatcatttgaaaagGATTATTAAAACAGATTATAAATCAGTACTTAATGACTTTTCATCTAAAATAgctagaaaattatattttaaataaaagtatatatgacgaaataaataaaatattaaagccCCTCTCTTAAGTTTCACTTTAGTCCCAATGTTGTTGAGTCGGCTCTGTTAATAAAGTcgaactttttttaaaaaaaatcctccATAGAAATAAGTACAAGTAGTGGCGTAGCCAGCAATTTCATCAAGGGTGTCCAAACttttaatagtattttttttaaaaataaaatgataatttaaactaccaaaacaataatcaagctaagcaatatttaattgaatataagaatatttttaatagaattacaagtgtataattcAAAAGTaacataaaaagataaattactATTGAAAAcatgattcaaaaatatttttacaattgtACTCGACGAAGTTTCATATCCTGAAATGTTTTTATAACAGACTCATTAGAAATAGTATGAAATACTTTCTTTTATACATAAGGCACTATACAACCGTCTAAAAACTCATCATCCATTCGGTTTCGCAAGCCATTTTTAATATACTTCATTGCCGAGAAAGCTCTTTCGATGGTTGCAATAGCAACTGGCAAAAGCAAAACAAATTggttattttgttataaaataaaagaacgagaagaaaaaaagagagaaaattatTGAGATTCTATTCTTAATAATATGGTGATATAATTTGGGTAGTTGTGTCTTGTATTTATAGAGAAAGAAAACCTTATTccataagaatatttttaaaaaaaattaaggaaatctTATTCTACAAGGAAAAGGTATTAAATTAAGGAAATCTTATCTATAAGGAAAATGTattaatatttaagaaaataattcaatttttattgaaaaaatgcacaaggaaaaaatattaaattttaggaAATCTTATTTCATCgtgaaaagatattaaaatttaaggaaacaattcattttaattggaaaaatataatttgtgttAGAGGGAATTCGATCTTGGGTCAAGGAGGGATTCATGACACAATTTACCAACAGGACACTAAAAGTTTATGCTAAAACTTTGCATgtatttttagttaattaaattcgagaagtaaaaaataactataaaaattaaaatgcgCGGCGGGGAATCAAACCCGGACATACTGTGGGGATTTCGCCAGCCATTGCCAACTCGACTGCGTCttgtttagttattttagggggttcaacttttatatatatcaatattgAATCAAAATTTCTCGTGCATATATagcggggggggggggtttcgacgaagggtgtccaattggacaccAAGGAGCCTACGTGGATCCGCCCCTGAGTACAAGCAAGGTTTCTAGGTCTTACCTTGTCAATCCTAATGAGGTAAAAAACCTCTACTAATTAATAAGTatgaagaaaataagatttAGACAGAACTAAGTATTGTATGATCATCACATAATTTGCAATACACTctatgatgatattacaaatAAGAACACTTGAATAGTGTACAAATGTATAAAACCTGAAGAAAGTTATGTTATCAACCCCAAATTTAGTTTTACAATTGTgtgaattaaaaatgaaagataGCCATCTAAAGTAACTTGATGTATTTTCatctcatcttcttcttcaaatctGTCAAACTCGATAATTCATCATTTCTTCTTGTATATATTGGGTCTTGTTGAAGCTATTGACATTGTCATAAGGTTCTTCTTTGCAGTCGCATCGCTAGGTGCTTTGGAACAAAGTCTCCATTCACTTTACCATTCTAACTATGTTACCTTCCATGtgtcttctttttgtttttgttgtgtcTACTTCTTTGATGCTGAAGTGAGATAtcatgtaacaccccgtattcaaaaaagaccaaaaactagtttttcagaaaatctaCAGGTGCAACAGACGGAtgtcatcgacggaccgtagcctgacccgcggtccatcctgcacatccgtcgattgAGTTAGAAACCCCTCAAAATCTCAGCCCAGAAAATATGACTAAGTGTCAGACGACAGACGGACCTACGGTTTGTACGTCAAACTACGTTCCGTAGTCTGAGTCCGTCAATCAACACCCCATTTACCCATTCTCTTATACGAACGATGATTGACCAGCACGGACCATCGTTCGACCTACGGTCCTAGGTCTGACCATAGGTGAGAAATAGCAgatagttgggtcaacttcagatggtcataactcttagcacaaaatgaattaggtattCCATAACATATccacaaatatataattgaattagctttccatagccaccgacctacTAAAATCAGAGCTCTGAGTAAAAAATTATgctcattttagtaaaggtctgtcaAACAAACCCAACTtacggacccaaacgacggaccatcggtggaatgacggaccatcagtctaagtcgtcgtttggtccgacaacacTTAACTTAGGGTTCCGTTGGTCATTTCCCACTtcttttaaaccctaagatacgtcgttttgaccctaaatcatcaaattatagtcagtttaagcctagaaacataactaaaacttatctaagtcaaatcattaatgaaaaatttagaaaattacaagcaagaaaggagaaaaaggtcaagaaccctagttcaagaatgcaacaaagttccagcagttccagccccgaaatctgaaaatttctgcgtgaatttcatcaccaggtatctgggatttcactagtgggttcctttcactcattaggtccctagttttcagtcagattcttgattccaatatcatgattagacctaggattttcagaacttcaacagaacttcatgaattaattagttatatgttctaaatcagattattatgttattacttagattattgcatgaatttcagaatccTATCTATGTAGTTCTTTAGTTCTTGTTCCGTTCTTCAGGGAAGATCTATGGAATAGGAAAGCCAAAACGGATCTATCAAAACAGATCtatgaattacacatgctaggccagatatttcagttacttcagatatacatgccacagttattaatgcatcatcaTCAGATTGATTGTTGCATtctaagtttgcatgttcagttttgagctatccagtatttacagaaattcagtcataatgtcttaatcactttattcattgggagtagtataataccgagttggactagggttcagcgtacccaaatagtcccagaattactagacaagtaggttgtaagtcccgtCTGTGggatcagtttagtgatcacgccatcacgcctttatacctttggccgggtatattgggtcctctcgatgggtagtatacatcggactccacattaagctcatatgattttattatcggttattagtagcttccatagttcagtcagactctcttgcattgagtATTTATCAGCATACTCAGTATTcaattttagcatgttataaattggtcattgcatttagttatctcaatatttaaaaattcagtatatcatgttcagattattatacttgcttgtatacttgttcagttatgttttatttcaactttattcTATCGTACATGCTCAGTACTTTCCAAGTTATgacgcatacgtgtgctacatgttctcgtgatgtagttttaggttctcagcatccagataaCGCTTAGATTGATTCCCTATCTCTAGTTCAGcggattcagtggtgagtcttTATTCTCCGAGGATAATAGTCataagtttcttttcagtatttagtcctttaatttcagtttttgctagacttagctgggtcttgtcccagtatttctaatcatttagaggcttatttcagacatagatagtttcagcttagtgttgagttaataacttctttgtattaaactcatcagtatttcatttatatcaGTTATattatatgggtattccccatattttcattttaaattatgatttagcttccgcactaagtttattatctttagtatgctcatgatcatgccaatagagttagcttgggatcacttatgatcctaggttccgtgtccgcgtttCGGGGGTAGCCGGGGCGTGACATATTCCCATACCTAGCTACTTTATCAAAGCATATGTCCAACAATTTTCTTCCTCATCCTCATTAAAAGAATCATCGCCCTAATCACTATCATAAGCTCGAATTGGACTAAATTTCTAATGTTAAGGCTTCTCTTTTATTCTTCTTTGTAACTGTACTTTTAGGTACAAATTCCAAAGCTCGagggattaattttctatcCAAAAGATGAGGCCAAACATTatcttcattaaaaaaaaatcagccCACCTAAGAGTACTCatctatctctttttttttctttcgagACCTCATGAGTTAAGGTGTTTGATACGACCATGGGTGGCGTGATCACTGAATTGGGTTCAAGCAACATGGCAACCTCACTTTCTTGAAAACCTTAGCTACTTTAGGATTAGAGTTATATAAAGTAGGACTCAtaacattacaattttttgtgTGCTACATACCCCAATTGGCGTGCTACTGATTGTAGATTATTATCTGAAGCAGCTCGAACAAAAGTTTTCTCCTTCATGGGATTAGAATCAACTAACTCTAGTTCTTTTTCAAACTGATTTGTACAATCAATGTCCTTTGATTCAAGAGATTCACTACTAGATTAGTAGTATAGTTGCTGCATATTTTCAAGACGTGGAGATTTACTTTGACTTACCGAGGAACCAATACACatagaaattgattttttatgaaattgtaTTCCGATTCCCAGTTGCATTCCCATCACGACCAAAAATTTTCAACTTGCCAATATATAGGCTCCAAAGGTTGCAAATCACTATGTTTTTATCTTGCAAATTTTTCCTGTCCATCAGTTGCCAAATTCTCAAGTTTTACATCAAATTTTGGCGTCTGTATAGCATCGGTGAAGGTAAGGCCCGTCTTgtccacgcaccagatgctaagcactaggcgtgaggtggggtgttaaagaatgacaaaagtcccacaccgatggttaatgagatgggtggactccttataaggcttgggcaatcatCCTTCcgttgagctagcttttggggtgtggattaggcctaagacctaattttacaaTTCCCAAGAGTATGCTTATCACCTTGCCTCATACTTGAATTTTAAGCAGCaacttcattcttttttatCTCATTAATTTTTTGCGCAATTACAACTTTGTTGATTGGGAGAAGTTCTTTTTTTCGTGAAAACTCATCAATTGATTCTCGGAAGATTAGTCGTTTAACACTGCTTTGACAATCAGCTTCTCTATGCCCCTGATTTGTAATCTAGtgactaaattttttaattgaactCTAATTCTTTTTGGAAGTGTTCTTAAAAGATCCACCTCGACTTTTACCCTTGCAATACCATTAGTCGCTCGATCCACATCAAGAGGTTGTCCAACTGCTGAAACCATTGAAAACAGAGCATTACGAGCAAAATATTGACCGGGTAAACATGGGAGAGAAATTCATGACATTGCAATGGAGGTTTCTTCCTTAGGACTAAAAGAAGGAGCCACTTTTGGATTCTGAACGGTATAACAGTACCAACAAACTTAATCGACCTACTAGTTTTTGAAAAGATTGCAATATAATCTTCCTTCAAAGTTAACCGCAATAGCACATGTCGACTTTCTAATAACCCAATGTTACATGCACCCTTAAATACTAACTGTAGAGGCAATATTTTCCGTAAATTATGAAACTTCAAGGCCTTCCATGTGAGAATTCGGTTGTGAGAGCGTATTTTAGATTCCCCTCCATGAAAATTATTTCAAAGTCTTTGGAGTCAAACAACATTGTGGGTTCTCCATGTAAAAGATTGTCTGGTTTGAGAGACTTCTCAGTAGATTGTTGGTTTCATTGTTTGACGAAGCATATGTACAACCTGTATTAGGGTTGACATTTGTCTCTCCCACAACCATAGACTGGGGAGAGGATGAAGAAGTCATGGGTTCTATTCACGCCATATTTcaatagagagagagaagacatatcaaaactatattttataaaaaaaaatagttattatacaatttgaattcaatattataaaaaaaatcaatattatatattgttatgAATTCCGTAGTTATCATTCCAGAACAAATATAATACATTTCTAACAACATAAACTAATTTAAATAGtattttaatgtttgaaaatcacatataatacttaaaatacatttgttttaaaaatattttagttatatattcACAACATGCACTGGAACAtgtacataatatatataatatattgacTTCAAAATGTATTAAAACTGTTGTTTGTATTTCCTCTAATTAACTATGTTTAAATGTTTATaccttatttaaaatatttaaatactatTTAAAATTAGTTTATGTGTTGCTATATTGAAATTGTGTTAgaaatgtattatatatgtgtttagcTGTTTTTGATAACAAAAACAAGGCTGATTTATGTAAGggtaaaatatatgttataacTCGTAAATAAGACTATATGATACATTATCTATGTAAACTAGTCTATGATATAGTTATACCTTTTCTATTTAAACTAAATACTGAAAGGTCTATAATGAGCTAAATATTGTCACAATCCGAAAACTCGAGTTATGATGACACCTAATATAACCcacctaatatatatatatatatatatatatatatatatatatatatatatacacacacacacacacacacacacacacacatataccAATCAGAATAAAAGATTCAATCCGACGACCTGGGGGACTTTAGTACAAAGCTACTATACGAGTACAAGTCTCAAAAGTGGATCAAAAAATACAGACTTGTCTCGAATATAAAAGACTAGTCAAAAACTATATACAAAAGGAGATAAGGTGATCTAGGACGACATCAGCTCATTCTCAATCTCCGAAGATCTTTGCAACTGGCCCAAATCAACAATGTATGTTGGTGCTAAGATTTGCATCAAGAAAGCATATGGAGAGTGCGGTATGAATACCAAAATAACAATACCCGGTAGATATCATAGGCCGACTAAGCTGGGAAAGTAAAGGCAATATGAAAAGTAAGAGAGTAACAACAACTAGAGGTCAAGTAAGAGAATTTGTAATGGATGACTAAGTACAAAGCGCACGATTCTATAGAAAGAACGATATGGAAAATTAAAGTAGCTAGTTATAACTTAATTGAGCCCCCATAAGCCTGAAGGTACACTGGTGTGCAACATGAAAGTAAATAACACAAACAGACTCCTATAAGCCCGATGAGTATAAAGAAGAGCTAAGGATAACATTAGTTAAGTCTAAAAGTATCCAAGAACTGAAACAATCATCCATAGATGTGTACCACTGTAAAGGCAACCCCAAGAACCCAATAGAATCACAATGTTAGGGCTTGATGAGTCCACAACTTGGACTCACTTATGgctttattttaatagatttagtttcctcaaatgcatattttgtctcAATAATTGATGCAAATCCTTAAGTTTCACGTATTTGAATTGAGAGACAAAGCATGGACGCTATCaagcaaaaaaaaaggaacaagacggatgaaagaatgaagaaatgaaggtCTGAAATTGCCTAATGCATTGGGCGAGTCGTCAAATGGTCTTAATCTCACCTAAAGTTCCAGCGTGTTGAGCCCTAAAGGAAAAAATCAAGTGGGCGCTGAAAGTGAGCAGTCAGCGTGTCGTCGAACAGTTTTGCGAAGCCGCACCATATCGCCCAATGATTCAAAATGCGAAGATATTGAAAGCAAAAGTTGAAAGGCGATGAACCAGACCAAAAGGTGAATCGCTGAGTGTATGGGCGACCCCGACTAATTGAACCGAGTGGTCCTTCGCATcacaaatttttgaaaactataaatacccATTTAAATTTGTAGCTTAGTATCAATCGAATTATTATCTAATTTTGGaacaaattattgaatttttcgACATTTTTCAGTTTTAGAGTTTTTGGAGACATTGTTCTTGAGATTTGAAGatttaaaggttttcaattCCAAGAAATTGACAGTTggtgtcacgactggaatctagaccctagacgagaccggcgtcgttgacctctcagaggtcacaaacaagcctacttacgtcatccttactttacgtaggttaattttagcggaaaatttgaaacttttgattctttaaacatacttgctaaacattcttaacacttcataatcgttcatcatcaaccatctaacattacaGAGATAAGCAACTAAAAGAATAGTTCATTAAGTCTTAattgtataattgccaaaatggcaccaatacaaagtctgaatcaaaacaggaaagaaacgctagtggaacatgatccactagctcaactctaaaactacgctagaatgaaaaacagtagcatcctcgaaagcatgaggacctaccaaactccggatgaatgctgacatccggatagctgcaacaatgaCCCAGTAGCTCTATCGCCCACCTGTGCCTGAacctaaaatagtatagatgtatagggttagtacacacttgtactaagtatgcgtgtatgcaagcacacaccaaggacatgcatgagaaagaatagctctttcctaacgacatgattttggaagtcaagttagtagacttgccaaattgagattagaaaagtcatgccatgagaggaACATGAATCATTATAAATAtcgtattgcacacaacacataacatcttcatatagcatATATCATAGCATATAACATATGACACATaacttctttcatatcattcattcacatgtcatgagaccttgggataatggacttgacattaagatattccaaaatgagggctcaacacatgggacctcaactagggagtcttcattagcaaacacagagcctgcttcattcattcatacatacttcatttcatttcattcataggacAGTGTGAACActagttatacctaggatgtagtttaagactttcatcgggtttgctgtgcaatgatcaggaataacctaatgtcattacctgagtctagctcacctcttgattatcctatcctaacacctttggtatcattcatttctttatatgcttCGTTTGAGGCTTGCCTCATTTATTCAttaggaactttaactttacccgacatagatcatgtgagcatcatgaaatccagtgtctcccctacaccgaaaagaggtggaatcaccggccaaagtgactcaataacatgctagcgtatatgggaatttaaccccgccagatccctatattggcagtgtAGGTTCAAAGACAGAAGATGTAtagagacccatacccggcaagccggacggtctcatctcatgaaagttacgtgaaccttcgcccttcccgaaataaggcatcaccgctcatagctagcctatcagtgcttagtataaagttccattacattcaaactcatacgtcatggaagttggcttctagtatgaggacatcatagcttattagatgatttctcatctcactATCAGCATTAAGTGTGTTAAACTCAATAGTTTCATTAGAGTgctcatagagactggtctcttcattatcttacactctcattggtgagtacgtattggtaacatttacttaggctcatttgagattgctcccatcatatacattagtctcatatcatgttgtcaccacattcttcattattagcacctttactttcatagttactcacctcttattgcgtgaatgttcatttcttcatttcatagttcatctcatcatatgccaatgcacttggccatttagtgtatcttacactcatcttaaccctcctagggttcatcattttattacgtacatcttaggttcacttacttttgaacgtataTTTGACTTATgtatctatacatacaagccatggggcttcatacatagttcgctaagtgattcttactttcctaagattatgtagtacaagacttatgtatcttgtatatatgacaagatcttgatttttgatctaagtagatggcattactcttggatattttaatcacgtatgacttatgtattaatacggaagtttgggcacgggaacccCAATCTTGGATCACTTGGatacttttatattttcatggattttatttctaatttcaaaacattagaactctaattaaatttcaacatttacTTGGaaggataaattttctattttaaatagaactctaaattaaatctcaacatttacatgaaaggattaattttctatcttaattagaattctaatttaaatctcaacatttacatggaaggattaattttctattttaattagaactctaaattaaatctcaacatttacatgaaaggattaattttctattttaattagaattttatattaaatctcaacattacgtggaaggattaattttctattttaatttttactcttagttaaccgaagggttgggggttcgagcccccacaacccctttttattttttttagagttaaattcgctaaaatagggaggttgtgggttcgaacccccacagccccccttaatttt
The window above is part of the Solanum pennellii chromosome 5, SPENNV200 genome. Proteins encoded here:
- the LOC107019301 gene encoding glucan endo-1,3-beta-glucosidase 8-like is translated as MYRKISSLWISLLMPLILFGGEIHVGAYLGISWGRMATQKLVPSMIVDLLLQNGISELRLFQPSFHVLDAFADTNIGLIVTLQENYLKNVVEQKQLDDYIHERIKVYSEKGVKFRYVYVGNEPFTKSLYMKKQFNGTIHYLNMTRDALDKFNLPDIKATTPHFTDVLTNVTKPSEGDFREDIKGKMLEFLDCINRTGAPFVIHMFPIYTVYTYGFDVDFAFFNNKSKFKIVDGNNTYTNLFTFMYDTLVSALAKEGYGDMEIIVGQIGWPTDGYVSASEKNAEKFNRGLLQYIARKEGTPLRPNKDINMYLLSLTDENLVVTDYGPYQRHWGVYKHDGVPKYKIDFTLQNRDVKPSVAKGTVRMPNRWCVFDGKTDHNESLVLQDYEFACAKSDCSAFGAGATCDNLSFTEKVSYAYNMLYQISNQDLRKCNLSGATITTNNPSTPDCDFPIEILTAEVVDGGTGLTRRY